One genomic window of Quercus robur chromosome 6, dhQueRobu3.1, whole genome shotgun sequence includes the following:
- the LOC126732800 gene encoding polyadenylate-binding protein 2 produces the protein MAQVQVQVQAQPQAPPPQPQAQVVNGVAVANGSGQFVSTSLYVGDLDQNVTDSQLYDFFNQMGQVVSVRVCRDLSTRRSLGYGYVNYSNTQDAARALDALNFTPLNGKPIRIMYSYRDPSIRKSGAGNIFIKNLDRTIDNKALHETFSSFGTILSCKIATDQSGQSKGYGFVQFDNEESAKSAIEKLNGMLLNDKQVFVGPFLRKQERDSGTDKIKFNNVYVKNLSESTTEGDLQKTFGEYGTITSVVVMRDGDGKSKCFGFVNFENSDDAALAVDALNGKKDEDKEWYVGKAQKKSERENELKGRIEQNLREKVDKYEGLNLYVKNLDDSITDDKLRELFLEYGTVTSCKVMCDPNGISRGSGFVAFSTAEEASRALQEMNGKMIVSKPLYVALAQRKEDRRAKLQAQFSQLRPPAIATPVAPRMPLYPPGAPGLGQQLFYGQGPPAILPPQPGFGYQQQLVPGMRPNFFVPMVQPGPQGQRPGGRRSGGGVGQQNQQPLSLMQPQMVPRGRAYRYPPGRNMPDVPITGVPGGMLSVPYDMGGMAFRDGSFSQPMATGALATALANAPPEQQRTLLGENLYPLVDQLEHENAAKVTGMLLEMDQTEVLHLLESPEALKAKVSEAMDVLRNVNQQQQVNSPTDRMASLSLNDNLVS, from the exons ATGGCTCAGGTTCAAGTTCAAGTTCAGGCTCAGCCTCAGGCTCCTCCGCCTCAGCCACAGGCTCAGGTTGTGAATGGAGTGGCGGTGGCCAATGGGTCGGGTCAGTTCGTGTCGACGTCGTTGTACGTTGGAGATCTTGACCAGAATGTGACGGACTCGCAGCTCTACGACTTCTTTAACCAGATGGGTCAGGTTGTGTCGGTTCGAGTCTGTAGGGACCTCAGCACTCGCCGCTCGCTAGGCTATGGTTATGTCAACTATAGCAACACCCAAGATG CGGCACGTGCATTGGATGCTTTGAATTTTACTCCTCTCAATGGCAAGCCAATTAGGATTATGTATTCTTATCGTGACCCTAGCATCCGTAAAAGTGGGGCAGGGAATATATTTATTAAG AATTTGGACAGGACCATTGACAACAAGGCACTACATGAGACATTTTCATCATTTGGGACTATCTTGTCTTGCAAGATAGCTACTGATCAGTCAGGTCAGTCAAAAGGATATGGTTTTGTGCAATTCGATAATGAGGAGTCTGCCAAAAGTGCTATTGAAAAGCTGAATGGCATGCTATTGAATGACAAACAAGTATTTGTTGGACCCTTTCTCCGTAAGCAAGAAAGAGATTCTGGGACAGATAAGATCAAATTCAACAATGTCTATGTCAAGAATCTGTCAGAATCAACCACTGAAGGAGATCTGCAGAAAACTTTTGGTGAATATGGAACTATTACCAGTGTTGTAGTTATGAGAGATGGAGATGGAAAATCTAAATGTTTTGGATTTGTCAACTTTGAGAACTCAGATGATGCAGCTCTCGCTGTCGATGCTCTCAATGGAAAGAAGGATGAAGATAAGGAGTGGTATGTAGGAAAAGCACAGAAAAAATCTGAAAGAGAGAATGAACTGAAAGGACGAATTGAGCAAAATTTGAGGGAGAAGGTTGACAAATATGAGGGGCTGaatttatatgttaaaaacCTAGATGATAGCATCACTGATGATAAGCTTAGGGAATTGTTCTTAGAATATGGTACAGTTACTTCGTGCAAG GTCATGTGTGACCCTAATGGTATAAGTAGAGGATCAGGATTTGTTGCCTTTTCAACTGCTGAAGAAGCATCTCGAGCT CTTCAGGAGATGAATGGTAAAATGATTGTCAGCAAACCATTATATGTCGCACTTGCACAACGTAAAGAAGATAGAAGAGCAAAGTTGCAG GCACAGTTTTCACAACTGCGTCCTCCTGCAATCGCAACTCCTGTTGCCCCTCGGATGCCCTTGTATCCCCCAGGTGCCCCAGGTCTTGGACAGCAACTATTCTATGGGCAGGGCCCTCCTGCTATTCTCCCTCCACAG CCTGGTTTTGGGTATCAGCAGCAATTAGTTCCTGGGATGAGGCCAAACTTTTTTGTGCCAATGGTCCAACCAGGTCCACAGGGCCAGCGTCCTGGAGGCAGACGATCTGGAGGAGGGGTGGGGCAACAAAACCAGCAACCACTCTCACTGATGCAGCCACAG ATGGTTCCTAGGGGACGTGCCTATCGTTACCCTCCTGGTCGTAACATGCCTGATGTTCCTATTACTGGTGTTCCGGGGGGAATGCTCTCTGTTCCTTATGACATGGGTGGAATGGCATTTAGAGATGGTTCATTTTCACAACCTATGGCAACTGGGGCTTTGGCTACTGCACTTGCTAATGCTCCACCTGAGCAGCAGAGGACA ttgttGGGTGAAAATTTATACCCACTTGTGGACCAGCTGGAGCATGAAAATGCTGCAAAAGTAACAGGCATGCTTCTGGAAATGGACCAGACCGAGGTCCTGCATTTGCTAGAATCACCAGAGGCCTTGAAAGCAAAGGTCTCAGAGGCTATGGATGTTCTGAGGAATGTCAATCAGCAGCAACAGGTCAATAGTCCGACTGATCGGATGGCCTCACTATCGCTGAATGATAACCTTGTTTCTTGA